The DNA segment TTCCTGAATGGCTCCGTTCCATGCGAGAGCGGCGATCAGGCCGAATGCAGCCGCGAGAAGAGCCGATACCTTTTCAATGACCTCAGCCTTGAGTGACATACAGTCTCACCGGCGAGCGGTAAGCGGGCTAATATATAATACTTCCGCAAGGGCGTCCCGGTCTGCGCCCTCCCTCCCTTCCGCCGTTCGGGCAGTACCGCCACCGTTCACTTTCGCCCCGGGCACCCAAACTACATTGATGTCAGCCGTCGAACTGTATGCAATGGATAGCCTCGACGACTGGTTCCCGTACCGGGAGTACCGGCCCCATCAGCGGGAGATGCTTGAAGCGGCCGCCTCCATCGCACGCGACGGCGGCATCGCCATGATCGATGCGCCGACCGGGAGCGGCAAGTCGAGCGTGGTCTCCGCGCTCCTCGCGGAGAGCCGGGGACGAAAAGTGCTCGTCGCCGTCCGGACCATCAGCCAGCTCGCCACGTTCATGCGCGAGCTCGAGCTCATCCGGAAGAAGCGCGGCAACCTCAAGTTCGCCTACCTCATCGGCAAGTCAAGCATGTGCCCGCTCGGCGGCGAGGGCGATATCTACCGGCGGTGCGAGGGCGTCAAGTCTTTCTCGACGGCGCTGATGCGGGAGCGGGCGCAGAAGGGCTCGCTCGTCCCGGCGAACGATCGCCAGATAAAGCAGCAGATCCGCAAGATGGACCCGGAGCACCCGCTCATCTGCCCTTATTTCATCCACGGCAAATCGTTCGTGGAGCCCGAGGACGGAGGACTGAAGATGATCCCGTCGGCGGCCCTGCGTGTCCGGGCCGAGCGGGTGAGCACCGAGCTGATCTGGCCTGACCAGCTCGCCGGGTTCTGTGGCGATATCTGCCCTTATGATACGATGATGCATGCTGCCCGGGACGCCGACGTGGTGCTCGTGAACTTCTACCACCTCTTCGACGACATGATCCGGGAACAGCTCTACCAGTCGCTTGGGATCGAGGGGCACGACGCCCTGCTGCTCATCGACGAAGCGCACAACTGCGGAGACGTCGTCCAGAGCATCGAGAGCGTGACGATCGAGGAGCGCGACATCGTGCAGGCCGGTCACGAACTCTCCGGACGGCGGCGATCGCCGCAGGCGGACGCCATAGTCCAGATCCTGCCGCAGATCACCCGGTTCATGGAGGCGCTCAAGGGCTCTTATGAGACGGAGGACTTCTTCGAGCCGCCGGTCTTTCAGAAGATGATCCTGTCCGGCACGCTCTACCGGAGCGTGGAGGAGATCGTGGACGACCTCCTCAAGATCAGCGAGGGGATTCGCGAGAAGAATATGCAGGCGGGCGAGTTCCGGGAGAGCGCAATCGAGCGGCTGACCGAGTTCTTCTACCGGATCTTCCGCTCCGCCGCCGACCCGGCATACCTCACGGTCTACCGCAAAGAAGAGGACGGGGCTGTGGCGCTCGAGGTCCGAAACATCGACCCGAGCACCAAACTCCAGGACATCGCCCGGGCGCACGCCTGTTGCGTTTTGATCTCGGGGACGCTCTCCCCCATCGAGAGTTACCGCCGCTACTACTTCGGCGACCTTCCCGTCACGGCGATGTCGCTCCCGAACTCCTTCCCCCCACAGAACCGCCGCATCTTCTGTGCAAACGACATCACCACCGCCTACTCGATGCGCCGGGACAGAGAGAACCTCGCACGGACCGAGGACTACATCACCACGTTTGCCCGCCTCCCCGGGAACCTCGCGGTCTATTTTCCCTCCTACGACCTCCTGAACACCTTTGCGGAGCGGTGCGCACCCCGCATCAGAAAGAAGCAGATCTACATCGAGTCCAAGGATGCCACAGCCTCGGCCGCGATGCTCCGGGAGTTCATGGCCCTCCCGGGAACCGGCCGCTCGGGCATCCTCTTTGCGGTCTGCGGCGGCAAGTGGAGCGAGGGCCTGGACTACCGCGGCGAGATGCTCTCGGGGGCGCTCGTCATCGGCCTCCCGCTCGCGCCGTTCAACCGTGTCAGGAGGATGGTGATCGACTACTTCCGGATGAAGTTCGGGGAGGAGGGGGAGTTCATCAGTTACACCCTCCCGGCGGTCAACCGCGCCCTGCAGGCGCTCGGCCGGGTGCTCCGGACGCCCGATGATCGGGGTATGCTCATCCTCGGGGACAGAAGGTTCCTGGAGCGCCGGGTTCATGCGGGGCTGCCGCCGTGGATGCAGGAGGAGATGACGGCATGCACCGTCGAAGCGTTCCGAAAGGAGGCCGAGAGATGGCGATCCTGACCGGGTCGTGCCGGTTCGGCCTGTGGCACGTCCACGTCGCATGGCAGGACGACCTCGTCTACCGGGTGCGGTTCGCGCGTGAGAGCATCGCAGGGTCGGTCCCGGAAGAGATCCTCCGCTACTGCGCCGGGCGGCCGGCGGATCTTGCCTCCCTCCGGAGCGTCGCGACCGAGGGCGACTCGACCTTTGCCGGGATTTACCGTGCGGTCCGGGCAATCCCCTGCGGGGAGACCGTCACCTACGGTGAGGTTGCCCGGATCGTCGGAACCGCGCCCCGGGCGGTCGGGGCGGCGATGGCCCGGAACCCGACCCCGATCGTGGTGCCCTGCCACCGGGTCGTCGCGAAGACCGGCATGGGCGGTTTCTCCCCCGATCTCGCGATCAAAGAGATCCTGCTTGAGATGGAGCGCCGGGGAGATGTCTGCGCGCCGGAAAAGCGAGGAATTAACAGGTAACTCCGCCATAATACTATTGAAATGAAGATCGTGGTCCTGGGTGCCGGGGCGGTCGGGCTGACCGTTGCTGCAAAGTTGTCCCGCGTTGCGGACGTTCACGCCGTAGCGAGGACGCGGCACGCGGATGCGGTACGGAAACGGGGTTTTCTAATGACTGGTATATGGGGAGAGGGCGCATACCGGTTCAGCTGCTCCGAGGATCTCCCCGACGCGTGGCGGGACGCCGACTACTACATCGTCGCCGCAAAGTCCACCGGCACGGAGGCGATCTGCCGCCAGTTCGCCGACGCCGTCGGGGGGCGCGAGGTGGTGAGTCTCCAGAACGGTATCGGAAACGAGGAGATCATCACGCGGTTCACCGACCGGGTCATCGGCGCCATGATCATCACCGGGTTCGAGTGGCGGAGCGACGCGTCGGTCCACGTCTCCGTGGAGGCGGCGCCCATGAAACTCGGGCGGTTCCCGTCCGGTACGGATGACGCGGTCGAGCGTCTCGCCGCCCTCATCCGGGAGGCCGGTATCCGGGCGGAGGCGACCGCCGGCATCAGGACGGACATCTGGGGCAAGACCCTCTACAACTGCGCGTTAAACCCGCTCGGTGCCCTCATGAACGTCCCTTACGGCGCGCTCGTCGATCCGCACGCATGGGCGGTCGTCGCCGCGATTGTGGAGGAGGCTTACCGGGTGGCGGAGGCCGAGGGCGTCCCCCTCCCCTGGGAGACCGCGGAGGCGTACCTGGAGTATCTCCGGACGACCCAGCTCCCCGCGACGGCCGCCCACCACTCGTCGATGCTCCAGGATATCGCCGGCGGGAGGAAGACCGAGATCGACTTCATGAACGGTGCGGTGGCGGCGCTCGCCGAGAAGCACGGCATCGATGCGGCTTACAACACCTGTATCGCCGAACTGATCCGCTTCCGGGAGCAGATCTGACGGCCGGGAGAGAAGAGCATGCGATCTGCGATAGTCCTTGTCGGCGGAGCGGCACGGCGTGCCGGTGGGCGGGAGAAGTACTTCTTTACGTTCCGGGGCAAGACCTTCATCGACCGCCTCATCGACACCCTGAAGGAAGTGGCGGACGAGATCGTGGTCGTCGCGCGGGATCCCGGGCAGTGCGAGCGGTTCGGCCATATCGGGGATATCAGGTGCATATCGGACGTCCGGCAGGGTCTCGGCCCCATCGGCGGCCTGCACGCGGGGGCGCTCGCGGTGCACGGCGAATACGTCTTCGTTGCCGCCTGCGACATGCCCTGCATCCACCCGGGGGTGGTCCGGCTGCTCTTCGATGCCGCCGTCGGCTACGATGCCGCCATTCCCTGCTGGAACGCCGATATGCTCGAGCCGCTCCACGCGGTCTACCGGAGGAGCGCACTGCTCGGCTACCTGGAGGAGCACGAGTCGCTCTCGCTCCGGGCGATGATCTGGAGCCTCGATACCCGGTACGTTGGCGTGGAGAAGATTCGCGAGATCGATCCGGGTCTCCTGACGTTTACGAATATCAACAATCTCGAAGACCTGGAGTCGATCGATCCTGCGGCAGGGCACGATACCGACGACCCGCGTGACCCTTGCTGAACGTTTGGAGCCCCGACCCGTAAGCGGGTGGGGGGCCGCCCTCCGTACCGTCCTTGCGGGCATTCCGGTCGTGAACCGTCCTTTTCTCGTGACCCGGCTCAGGGTTCCCCGGGCCCTTAAAATGTTCTACCGGTATTCCCGAAACCGCGGCGGCCTCCGGCCGTCCCTGATTGAGGCCGGGCAGGAGCCGGAGAACCGTCCCGGAACCCTGATGCGGAACGTTGCCCGAAAGACATATATATTATCTCCGTGGATCAGGGCCTGATGTCATCGGGGGAAGTGACTTCATCCAGTTCTACCGTTAGGGTCCGGGCTTGTTCCGGGCTTGTGGATTCCGGGCGTATCAAGAGGGTGCTCCTTCTGTTATGCTGCCTTACCGCTGCCCTGTGTGGGGTTGCCTCCGCGGACGAGGGGGGGGAGTATGTTCCGGTCTGGGGGCAGGGGGCCAACGGCCCCGTCAGTTCCGTGGCGGTCACGCACGACGGTTCCATGATCGTCGCCTCTGCAGGTTCGGTGGTCTACGTTCTTGACCAGCAGGGAAATGTTCTCTGGGAGAGCCCCGCCGGTTCGCGGGTGAACAGTGTCGGGATATCGCCCGAAGGGTCGCGGATAGGCGTTGCTGCAGACAAGCTCTATCTCTACGACGGGGACGGAGACCTGCTCTGGACCGAGAAGACGGGTTTTGTCTACCGGAGCGTGGATCTCTCATCGAACGGCACGTATGTCGCCGCCGGCTGCGACAACGGCGCGGTCTACATCTTTGATCGGAACAAGAAGCAACTCTGGGATTACGATATGGGGACCGACAGCTACGATCTCGCGATATCGAAGAACGGCCGCAGGATCGCGATCGGCTGCGATAACCAGGGGGTCTATCTCCTCAACAGCAGGGAGGGAGAGTCCTGGAGTTACGGAACCGGCAAACTGGTGAGGGGGATTGACCTCACCCCCGACGGGCGGTTCGTGGCGGCCGGATCGGTCGACCGGTGCCTCTATCTCTCCACGGGGGAGGGGGAGCACCTCTGGAAATATCCCGTGGGGGATGCCGTCATCTCAACGGCCCTGACGAACGAGGCTAAGAGGATCTTCGCTGCATCCGGCAGGACAATCTACGTCTTCGACCGCACGGGAACCGAGGTCCAGAAGATCGCCCTCAAGGGCCGTGCGGAGTCCGTCGCCGTGACCCCCGACGGTTCGTTCCTCGTCGTCGGGGGCGGCGAGGGCGATCGGTCGATCCGTCTCTTCACAAACGATCCGGACCTGGTCGAGACCTGGAATCCGCCGGAGGCTGTGATCAACGAGACCGAACCGTCGGAAAACACGACGACCGGCGTGACGGTCCCCCCGACCCCCGAGGACACTGGCACGGATACAGCGGCGGGAGTGAGCGCCGATGCCCGAGAGGAGGTCCCGATAACCTCAAGGGTGGTTGGGTGGGTGGAGAACATCCTCTCCCTTCTCTTTGAACCCCGGGATGATTTCCTGGCCTGATCCCTTTATTTTAGCCCGATAGGGCGCTAAATCCGGTGCCTGCTCCCGCTTGCGTCGCGCGCGTAGCGCCCGAACTCGCTGTCGATCAGGACGTCGCCGGAGAAGACGGGGCCGTCCCTGCAGACCCGCAGGCCGTGCGGGTCGGTGCAGCACGATCCGCAGAGGCCGACCCCGCACTTCATGTAGCGATGGAGGGAGAAGAGTCCCCGTCCGGCACATCCTTCCCGGTCGAGGACGGCGAGCACCGCCGCCATCATGATCTCGGGCCCGCAGACGCAGATGTGGTCGAAGTCGGCGAGATCCACCCTCGACATGAGTTCCGTCACGAACCCGTGGTGCCCGGCGGTGCCGTCGTCGGTCGCGACCATCAGCGTCGCCGCATCGCGTATCCTCTCCGCGAAGAGGAGTTCGGAGGCCGTTCTGGCGCCGAGGAGGAAGGTGTCCACCTGCCCGGTCGTGACAAGCGGCAGCAGCGGGGAGGCCCCAACGCCGCCGCCGACGACAAGTGTTCTGCCGGAGACGGCAAACCCGTTCCCGTACGGACCCCGTATCCCGATCCGGTCGCCCTCGTGCATCGCAAAGAGAGCGGCGGTCGCGTCGCCGACCTTCTGGACGGTGATCGAGGACGGGGAGGAGAGGGCCATCGGGACCTCGTCCACGCCCGGCACCCAGACCATCACGAACTGGCCCGGCCGGGCGGCGATCTCGCGGTCGAAGACGAACGTCCTGATCGACGGTGTTTCCTCCACGATCTTTGTTATCGTAACCGCTGCGGGCATCTGCTCATGCATGGGCGCACCCCACGATCTCGCCCGCGTCGACGCCGTCGCTGCTGTAGAGGTCGTCTGCAATCGCAGCAAAGATCCCGATCTCGTCGATGACGGCGCTCCCGATCTCGACGGCGCTTGCTCCCGCCATCATCATCTCGACGACGTTGTCGGCGGTGGAGACTCCGCCGCACCCGACGATCGGGATGGAGCAGGCCTCGTAGAGGTCGTAGACGCACCGGACGGCGACGGGGAAGATGGCCTTCCCCGAGAGTCCGCCGAACCGGTTCCCGAGCACCGGCCGCCGGAGCGCCGTCGATATCCGCATCGCTTTCACGGTGTTGACCGCGACGATCGCGTCCGCCCCTCCGCGCTCCGCGGCCGCCCCGATCTCGGCGATATCGGCGACGTTCGGGGTGAGTTTCACCCAGGTCGGAACCCCGAGGGAGGCTACGGCCCGGGTGCACTCCTCGACGAGAGCCGGGTCGCTCCCGATCGCCGCCCCGTAGCCCTCCGCGTGGGGGCAGGAGAGGTTCAGTTCGAGCCCGGATGCCGTGCCGGCGAACCACCCGGCGACCGTCCGGAACTCCTCCGGTGTCCCCCCGAAGATGCTCACGATCACCGGCTCGCCCGCGAGAGAAGCCAGTTCGCCCTTGAACGCGGCCGAGGGGTTCGGCAGGCCCATGGCGTTGATGATGCCGCCGTCGACCACGACGAGGCAGGGGCCGGGGTGCCCCTCTTTCGGGCTCGGGCCGATGGATTTCGTGACCACACCGCCCGCGCCGTTCGCGAGAATACGGGCGAGCGACGCCCCGGTGGTACCGAGGACGCCGGCCGCGAGCAGCAGGTGGTTCCTCAGTCGGACGCCGCCGACCTCGATGGGGCCTGGATAAAGCGTAACCATTGAAAAAAGGTAGGAGTAGAGTATTATTATACTCTCGCGCCAAGTGTACTAACAGGAAAGTATGTGCTCCGCTCTCCGGAGCCCGGGTACCGGCACGGGAAGCGGTAAAGAGGCTCTTTTCCCCGCCGGATCGTTATTCTCCGTGCAGTC comes from the Methanoculleus marisnigri JR1 genome and includes:
- a CDS encoding ATP-dependent DNA helicase — its product is MDSLDDWFPYREYRPHQREMLEAAASIARDGGIAMIDAPTGSGKSSVVSALLAESRGRKVLVAVRTISQLATFMRELELIRKKRGNLKFAYLIGKSSMCPLGGEGDIYRRCEGVKSFSTALMRERAQKGSLVPANDRQIKQQIRKMDPEHPLICPYFIHGKSFVEPEDGGLKMIPSAALRVRAERVSTELIWPDQLAGFCGDICPYDTMMHAARDADVVLVNFYHLFDDMIREQLYQSLGIEGHDALLLIDEAHNCGDVVQSIESVTIEERDIVQAGHELSGRRRSPQADAIVQILPQITRFMEALKGSYETEDFFEPPVFQKMILSGTLYRSVEEIVDDLLKISEGIREKNMQAGEFRESAIERLTEFFYRIFRSAADPAYLTVYRKEEDGAVALEVRNIDPSTKLQDIARAHACCVLISGTLSPIESYRRYYFGDLPVTAMSLPNSFPPQNRRIFCANDITTAYSMRRDRENLARTEDYITTFARLPGNLAVYFPSYDLLNTFAERCAPRIRKKQIYIESKDATASAAMLREFMALPGTGRSGILFAVCGGKWSEGLDYRGEMLSGALVIGLPLAPFNRVRRMVIDYFRMKFGEEGEFISYTLPAVNRALQALGRVLRTPDDRGMLILGDRRFLERRVHAGLPPWMQEEMTACTVEAFRKEAERWRS
- a CDS encoding methylated-DNA--[protein]-cysteine S-methyltransferase, with translation MAILTGSCRFGLWHVHVAWQDDLVYRVRFARESIAGSVPEEILRYCAGRPADLASLRSVATEGDSTFAGIYRAVRAIPCGETVTYGEVARIVGTAPRAVGAAMARNPTPIVVPCHRVVAKTGMGGFSPDLAIKEILLEMERRGDVCAPEKRGINR
- a CDS encoding ketopantoate reductase family protein, producing the protein MKIVVLGAGAVGLTVAAKLSRVADVHAVARTRHADAVRKRGFLMTGIWGEGAYRFSCSEDLPDAWRDADYYIVAAKSTGTEAICRQFADAVGGREVVSLQNGIGNEEIITRFTDRVIGAMIITGFEWRSDASVHVSVEAAPMKLGRFPSGTDDAVERLAALIREAGIRAEATAGIRTDIWGKTLYNCALNPLGALMNVPYGALVDPHAWAVVAAIVEEAYRVAEAEGVPLPWETAEAYLEYLRTTQLPATAAHHSSMLQDIAGGRKTEIDFMNGAVAALAEKHGIDAAYNTCIAELIRFREQI
- the mobA gene encoding molybdenum cofactor guanylyltransferase, with the protein product MRSAIVLVGGAARRAGGREKYFFTFRGKTFIDRLIDTLKEVADEIVVVARDPGQCERFGHIGDIRCISDVRQGLGPIGGLHAGALAVHGEYVFVAACDMPCIHPGVVRLLFDAAVGYDAAIPCWNADMLEPLHAVYRRSALLGYLEEHESLSLRAMIWSLDTRYVGVEKIREIDPGLLTFTNINNLEDLESIDPAAGHDTDDPRDPC
- a CDS encoding WD40 repeat domain-containing protein; this translates as MSSGEVTSSSSTVRVRACSGLVDSGRIKRVLLLLCCLTAALCGVASADEGGEYVPVWGQGANGPVSSVAVTHDGSMIVASAGSVVYVLDQQGNVLWESPAGSRVNSVGISPEGSRIGVAADKLYLYDGDGDLLWTEKTGFVYRSVDLSSNGTYVAAGCDNGAVYIFDRNKKQLWDYDMGTDSYDLAISKNGRRIAIGCDNQGVYLLNSREGESWSYGTGKLVRGIDLTPDGRFVAAGSVDRCLYLSTGEGEHLWKYPVGDAVISTALTNEAKRIFAASGRTIYVFDRTGTEVQKIALKGRAESVAVTPDGSFLVVGGGEGDRSIRLFTNDPDLVETWNPPEAVINETEPSENTTTGVTVPPTPEDTGTDTAAGVSADAREEVPITSRVVGWVENILSLLFEPRDDFLA
- a CDS encoding dihydroorotate dehydrogenase electron transfer subunit; this encodes MHEQMPAAVTITKIVEETPSIRTFVFDREIAARPGQFVMVWVPGVDEVPMALSSPSSITVQKVGDATAALFAMHEGDRIGIRGPYGNGFAVSGRTLVVGGGVGASPLLPLVTTGQVDTFLLGARTASELLFAERIRDAATLMVATDDGTAGHHGFVTELMSRVDLADFDHICVCGPEIMMAAVLAVLDREGCAGRGLFSLHRYMKCGVGLCGSCCTDPHGLRVCRDGPVFSGDVLIDSEFGRYARDASGSRHRI
- a CDS encoding dihydroorotate dehydrogenase translates to MVTLYPGPIEVGGVRLRNHLLLAAGVLGTTGASLARILANGAGGVVTKSIGPSPKEGHPGPCLVVVDGGIINAMGLPNPSAAFKGELASLAGEPVIVSIFGGTPEEFRTVAGWFAGTASGLELNLSCPHAEGYGAAIGSDPALVEECTRAVASLGVPTWVKLTPNVADIAEIGAAAERGGADAIVAVNTVKAMRISTALRRPVLGNRFGGLSGKAIFPVAVRCVYDLYEACSIPIVGCGGVSTADNVVEMMMAGASAVEIGSAVIDEIGIFAAIADDLYSSDGVDAGEIVGCAHA